The region CGAGCTGATGCTGCTCGAGGAGAAGGGTCTGCTGAGCAAGGTGGACAGCGCGACGCTCGCCACCGTGCCGGCGCGCTTCAGCTCGCCGGCGGGCGATTGGGTCGGCGTGACGGCGCGTGAAAACGTGCTGGCCTACAACACCACCAAGCTGCAGGCATCGCAACTGCCGCAATCGCTGTTCGATCTGGCCAGGCCGGAATGGAAGGGCAAGGTCGGCATCGCGCCGAGCGACGGCGACTTCCTGCCGCTGGTGAGCGCCGTGCTCGCGTTGAAGGGCGAAGCGCAAACGGTGCAGTGGCTCAAGGGCCTGAAAGCCAACGCGCAACTCTTCGACGACGACGAAGGCGTGGTGGCCGCCGTCAATCGCGGCGCGGTCGCGACCGGTCTGATCAACAACTACTACTGGGCGCGCCTGCACGCCGAAATCGGCGACGGCAAGACCCGCAGCGCGCTCTATCACTTCGGCAACGGCGACGCCGGCGCCGCGGTCAACGTGTCGGGCGCGGCCGTGCTGAAGTCCGCGCACAACGCGGACGGCGCGCAGAAGTTCCTCGCGTATCTGGTCAGCGACCGCGCGCAGCAACTGATGGCGAACAGCCACGTGATGTTCGAATATCCGCTGCACGCAGGCGTCGCGCCGGACCCGATCCTCAAGCCGTTCGCTGAACTGAAGCCGCCCGCGCTCACCGTCGAGCAGCTCGGCGACGACAGCCAGGCCGGCAAACTGCTTCGTCAGGCGGGTCTGCTGTAAATGAGCGAAGCCTTGTCAGCCGGGCCACCGGCTGTAACGACCCGCACGGCGCGCAGACGATTGCGCGCGCCGCGCGGTTTGTTCGCGGCAGCAGCACTCAGCGCTTTGCTGGTGCTGCTGCCGATTGCGTTTACGTTCTGGCGTGCGGCGAGCTTCGGCGCGAGTGAGGCGGTCGATCTGATCTTCCGTCCGCTGGTCGGCGAACTGCTGGTCAACACGGTGCTGATCACGGTCGCGACCACGCTGGCCTCGGCGGTGATCGGCACGGCGGCCGCGTGGTTCGTCGAGCGCACCCATCTGCCGGGGCGCCGGCTGTGGGCCGTGCTGACCGCTGCACCGCTCGCGATGCCGGCCTTCATCACGAGCTATGCGTGGGTGTCGTTGAGCCAGGATCTGCAGGACTTCAACGGCGCGCTGCTGGTGCTGACCTGCGCGTATTTCCCGCTCGTCTATCTGCCGGTGGCCGCCGCGTTGCGCGGCATGGACCCGGCGCTCGAGGAAAGCGCCCGCGCGCTCGGCTGCAACCGCTGGACCAGCTTCGTGCGCGTGGTGCTGCCGCAATTGCGGCCGGCGCTGCTCGGCGGCATGCTGCTGGTCGCGCTCGGCGTGCTGTCCGAATTCGGCGCATTCACGCTGCTGCGCTTTCACACCTTCACCACGCAGATCTACGCGGAATTCCGTACCAGTTTCGATGGCGGCGGCGCGTCGCTGCTCGCCTGTCTGCTGATCGTGATCTGCCTCGTCGTACTCGCGTTCGAGTTTCGCGTGCGCGGCGCGGCGCGTTACGAGCGCGTCGATCGCGGCACCCGGCGCGCCGTGTTGCGCTACGACCTCGGCACGTGGCGCTGGATCGTCGTGGCCGGCTTCGCGCTGCTGACGGTGACCACGCTAGGCGTGCCGCTCGGCATGATCGGCTACTGGCTCACGCAGCCGGGCGCGGCCGCCGTCACGCCGGCCGACGTGTCGCCCGAACTGCTGTTCAACGCGACCCTGTCGTCGCTCGGTTTCGGCCTCGCCGCCGCCGCGCTGACCACCCTGCTGGTGATTCCGCTCGCGTTCCTGCTGGTGCGCTATCCGGGCCGTTTCGCGACGCTGTTCGAGCGCACCGTGTTTCTCGCGCAGGGCGTGCCGGGTCTGGTGATCGCGCTGGCGATCGTGTCGCTCGCGGTGCATGCGCTGCAACCGCTGTATCAGAGCGCGACGCTGCTGGTGGTCGCGTACGCGATGCTGTTCATGCCGCTCGCGCTGGTCAGCGTGCGCGCCGCCTTCCTCCAGGCGCAGCCGCGCCTCGAGGAAACCGCGCGGGCGCTCGGCCTGAGCTGGACGCAAACGCTGTTTCGCGTGGTGTTGCCGCTCGCGGGTCCAGGGCTCGGCGCCGCCGCCGCGATGGTGTTCATCTCGGTCGTCACCGAACTGAACGCGACGCTGCTGCTCTCGCCGCTCGACACGCAGACGCTCGCCACCCAGGTCTGGGCCGACACCTCGACGATGGCGTTCGCCGCCGCCGCGCCCTACGCGGCGTTGCTGACCGGCATTTCGCTGTTCGCGTCGGGCCTGCTGTTCGCGCTGCTCGGCAGATCGGCGCTGCTCGGCGAACGCGGCTGATGCGCGCCGCCTGCATGCTGCCCTGCGCCCTGCCCCGTACCCTGCCCGACATCAAGCTTTAATCATCGGATTTTCATGAGCGAACTTCGTATCCGCGGACTGCAAAAATCGTTCGACGGCCAACCCGTGCTGCACGGCATCGATCTCTCGGTCGAGCGCGGCACCCTGCTCGCGCTGCTCGGGCCTTCGGGCAGCGGCAAGACCACACTGCTGCGTCTGCTGTGCGGCTTCGAACGCGCGGATGGCGGTAGCGTCGAGATCGACGGCCGCAGCGTGGTCGGCGACAACCTGCACGTGCCGTCCGAACAGCGCCGCATCGGCTATGTGCCGCAGGAAGGCGCGCTGTTTCCGCATCTGTCGGTGGCGGACAACATCGTGTTCGGTCTGCCGCGCACGCAACGGCGCGCCCGGCATCGGGTGGCGGAATTGCTGGAGCTGGTCGGCTTGCCGGCCGAGTTCGCCACGCGCGCGCCGCAGCAGTTGTCGGGCGGCCAGCAGCAGCGCGTCGCGCTGGCGCGGGCGCTCGCGCCAGCGCCCACGCTGGTGATGCTCGACGAACCGTTTTCATCGCTCGATGCCGCGTTGCGGCTCGAAACGCGGCAAGCGGTGGCCAGCGCGCTGGTCGCGACCGGCGCGACCGCGGTGCTGGTCACGCACGATCAATCCGAGGCCTTGTCGCTCGGTCATGAGGTCGCGGTGCTGTGGAACGGCCGGCTGATCCAGACCGACACGCCGCAGACCTTGTACCGGCGGCCGGTGACGCGCGAGCTGGCCTCGTTCGTCGGCGAGGCGGTGTTGCTGCCGGGCACGGTCACGCAGGACCGCGTGAATTGCGAGCTGGGCGATCTGCCGCTGTCCACGCCGATCGGCCAGGGCGCCGTCGACGTGATGCTGCGGCCCGAACAGATCCGCCTGTTCCGCGACGAAGACCGGTTGCTCAACGACACGAAGGCGTACGACGCGATCGTCACCAGCGTGATCTTCCAGGGGCAGGACGCGGGCGTCGCCTTGCAGATGCAGTCCGGTACGGGCACCGTGGTGCGCGCGCGCGTGCCGGGTTATCTGTCGCCGCAGCCGGGCGAACGCGTGCGGCTCTCGGTGGACGGCGAAGTGACGGCTTATCCGCGCGGCTGAAATTGCGCTTGAGACTGCGGCTGCGGCCGCACCGACAGATCCTGCATCATCTGCGCGGCCAGATAATCGCAGGTCGGCCGGTCCGATTTCGCGCTGCGCGCCACCACGATCTCCAGCGGCGCGATCTTCGGCAAGCCCTGCGCTTCGCCGAGAATCGCGAGCCGCGACGGCACGCTGCAACGGGTCAGCGCGACCACTGATAAGCCCGCATCCACCGTCGCCACCAGCCCCATCAGACTCGCGCTGCTGAACGCGGCCCGATAGCGGATGCGCGCGCCATCGAGCGCGGCGAGCGTGTGCTGACGCGCGACGCAGCCCGGCTCGTACAAGCCCACCGGCAGCGGCGAGGCCGCCAGCACCGGCGTATCCTCCGACGCCCCCACCCACACCATCGGCTCGCTGCGCACGAATTCGCCGCGCAGTTTGCGGTCGCGCGTGACGAACGCGAGATCGATCTTGTTGTCCGCCAGCATCGGCGCGAGCGACGTGCTCTGCGCGCAGACGATCTCGATCTCCACATGCGGATACAGATTCGAAAAGCGCCGCAACACCGGCGAGAGCAACGACGACACATAGTCGTCCGGCGCGCCGAGCACCACGCGCCCGGTCACTTCCGGCCGCACGATCGCCGACCACGCTTCCTCGTGCAAGGCCAGCACGCGGCGCGCGTATTCGAGCAGCGTATTGCCGGGGCGCGTCAGCGACAGGTTGCGCGTGTTGCGCGCGAACAGCGTGGTGCCGAGCATGGTTTCGAGCCGCTTGATCTGCATGCTGACCGCCGCCTGCGAACGATGCACGGTCGCCGCCGCCTTCGTGAAGCTGCCCGTTTCCACCACCGCGACGAAGCTGCGCAGTAAATCGACGTCGAACTCGGGGTGCATGATTTATCAATCCGGCTGATGGAATTGCTCAATTTAATTCGTTTGTGAAGGGCATGCAAGGCGCGCAATACTCGCAGGCATCGTTTCACGGGAGCCGTTTCACATGTCTCACAGCCTGTCCCTCACCTCGCGGCAACAAGGCGCCGTCACGCTGGCAGCCGGCGGCCTGCTGATGGGCACCATGGGCATCTTCGTCGAGGAAGCGCGGCTCGGCGCGCTCACGCTGGTGTTCTTCCGCTGCCTGTTCGGCTTCCTGTCGCTCGCCGCGTACTGCGCATGGAAAGGCTTCTTCACGCGCGCCCATTTCACGCGCCGCACGCTCGCGCTCGCATTGCTCTCGGGCGTGCTGATGGTCACGCAGTGGGTTGGTTTCTTCGACGCGATTCATCGCACCAGCATCGCGGTGGCGACCGTGGTGTTCCACGTGCAGCCGTTCTGGGTCGTGCTGATGGGCGCGGCGCTGTTCAACGAGCGGCTCGGCATCGACCGGCTCGGATGGATCGCGACGGCGTTCGTGGGTCTCGTGCTCGCGTCGGGCGTCGCGGCCGTCGCGAATCTGCAGGGTCACACGAGCTATCTGATCGGGATCGGCGAGGCGCTCGCCGGCTCGGTGCTGTATGCGTGCGTGACGCTGATCGCCAAGGGGCTCGGCGAGTTGCGGCCGCATCTGCTGACGCTCGCGCAGTGCGCGGTCGGCGTGCTGTGCCTGCCGTTCATCGCGCCGCTGACCGCCGTGCATATCGGTCCGGCGCAATGGTTCTGGCTGGTGGGCATGGGCGTGCTGCACACGGGGCTGTCGTACGTGCTGATCTATGGCGCGCTGCCCAAGCTGACCACGCCGGTCATCGCGGTGCTGCTGTTCGTCTATCCGCTGACCGCGATCGTCGTCGATGCGGTGGTGTACGGGCGAGCGCTGTCGCTGCCGCAATGCATCGGGATGGCGTTGATCGTCGTCGCGAGTCTGGGGGTGA is a window of Paraburkholderia sp. D15 DNA encoding:
- a CDS encoding iron ABC transporter substrate-binding protein, which gives rise to MAQTGFGTRLRLIGSAVALSLAAFATLPSAAQAASITLYNAQHEQVVNLLAKDFEKQSGISVKIRNGEGPAMAAQIVAEGSATPADVYFTENSPELMLLEEKGLLSKVDSATLATVPARFSSPAGDWVGVTARENVLAYNTTKLQASQLPQSLFDLARPEWKGKVGIAPSDGDFLPLVSAVLALKGEAQTVQWLKGLKANAQLFDDDEGVVAAVNRGAVATGLINNYYWARLHAEIGDGKTRSALYHFGNGDAGAAVNVSGAAVLKSAHNADGAQKFLAYLVSDRAQQLMANSHVMFEYPLHAGVAPDPILKPFAELKPPALTVEQLGDDSQAGKLLRQAGLL
- a CDS encoding iron ABC transporter permease yields the protein MSEALSAGPPAVTTRTARRRLRAPRGLFAAAALSALLVLLPIAFTFWRAASFGASEAVDLIFRPLVGELLVNTVLITVATTLASAVIGTAAAWFVERTHLPGRRLWAVLTAAPLAMPAFITSYAWVSLSQDLQDFNGALLVLTCAYFPLVYLPVAAALRGMDPALEESARALGCNRWTSFVRVVLPQLRPALLGGMLLVALGVLSEFGAFTLLRFHTFTTQIYAEFRTSFDGGGASLLACLLIVICLVVLAFEFRVRGAARYERVDRGTRRAVLRYDLGTWRWIVVAGFALLTVTTLGVPLGMIGYWLTQPGAAAVTPADVSPELLFNATLSSLGFGLAAAALTTLLVIPLAFLLVRYPGRFATLFERTVFLAQGVPGLVIALAIVSLAVHALQPLYQSATLLVVAYAMLFMPLALVSVRAAFLQAQPRLEETARALGLSWTQTLFRVVLPLAGPGLGAAAAMVFISVVTELNATLLLSPLDTQTLATQVWADTSTMAFAAAAPYAALLTGISLFASGLLFALLGRSALLGERG
- a CDS encoding ABC transporter ATP-binding protein, whose translation is MSELRIRGLQKSFDGQPVLHGIDLSVERGTLLALLGPSGSGKTTLLRLLCGFERADGGSVEIDGRSVVGDNLHVPSEQRRIGYVPQEGALFPHLSVADNIVFGLPRTQRRARHRVAELLELVGLPAEFATRAPQQLSGGQQQRVALARALAPAPTLVMLDEPFSSLDAALRLETRQAVASALVATGATAVLVTHDQSEALSLGHEVAVLWNGRLIQTDTPQTLYRRPVTRELASFVGEAVLLPGTVTQDRVNCELGDLPLSTPIGQGAVDVMLRPEQIRLFRDEDRLLNDTKAYDAIVTSVIFQGQDAGVALQMQSGTGTVVRARVPGYLSPQPGERVRLSVDGEVTAYPRG
- a CDS encoding LysR family transcriptional regulator; protein product: MHPEFDVDLLRSFVAVVETGSFTKAAATVHRSQAAVSMQIKRLETMLGTTLFARNTRNLSLTRPGNTLLEYARRVLALHEEAWSAIVRPEVTGRVVLGAPDDYVSSLLSPVLRRFSNLYPHVEIEIVCAQSTSLAPMLADNKIDLAFVTRDRKLRGEFVRSEPMVWVGASEDTPVLAASPLPVGLYEPGCVARQHTLAALDGARIRYRAAFSSASLMGLVATVDAGLSVVALTRCSVPSRLAILGEAQGLPKIAPLEIVVARSAKSDRPTCDYLAAQMMQDLSVRPQPQSQAQFQPRG
- a CDS encoding DMT family transporter; amino-acid sequence: MSLTSRQQGAVTLAAGGLLMGTMGIFVEEARLGALTLVFFRCLFGFLSLAAYCAWKGFFTRAHFTRRTLALALLSGVLMVTQWVGFFDAIHRTSIAVATVVFHVQPFWVVLMGAALFNERLGIDRLGWIATAFVGLVLASGVAAVANLQGHTSYLIGIGEALAGSVLYACVTLIAKGLGELRPHLLTLAQCAVGVLCLPFIAPLTAVHIGPAQWFWLVGMGVLHTGLSYVLIYGALPKLTTPVIAVLLFVYPLTAIVVDAVVYGRALSLPQCIGMALIVVASLGVNLGWPLLSLMRPGGRVRRHAK